A region of Armatimonadota bacterium DNA encodes the following proteins:
- a CDS encoding ATP-binding protein, whose product MLPTAKTPPKPNLADLTVLCYGATKIGKSTWCSYSDNAIFLSTEPGLNSLEVFQVPIRSWDELLTTCGEIAEGNHEFKTVIIDTVDNAYRMCADYVCRKFKVEHESDLGYGKGFSLTNNEFQRVLNKLAFMPYGLYLVSHSQEVEIETRTGKYNKTVPTLPEKARKIVLGLVDMVLFCDIEAVTGPDNKVVGRRVMRTKPSIYYEAGDRTGRLPDIIDLDYGKFVEAFNATAGGKQAAKEKTT is encoded by the coding sequence CTGCTTCCAACTGCAAAGACGCCGCCAAAACCCAATCTGGCGGACCTGACGGTGTTATGTTACGGAGCCACGAAGATAGGCAAGAGCACATGGTGCTCTTATTCCGATAACGCGATCTTCCTATCGACCGAACCGGGTCTCAATTCCCTGGAAGTGTTCCAGGTCCCGATCCGGTCGTGGGACGAGCTGCTCACAACCTGCGGCGAGATCGCCGAGGGCAACCATGAGTTCAAGACAGTCATCATCGACACCGTGGACAATGCCTATCGTATGTGCGCGGACTACGTCTGCCGGAAGTTTAAGGTCGAGCACGAGTCCGACCTCGGTTACGGAAAGGGATTCTCGCTGACAAATAATGAATTTCAGCGAGTACTGAACAAGCTTGCATTCATGCCCTACGGCTTGTATCTCGTCTCGCACTCTCAAGAAGTAGAGATCGAGACGAGGACCGGCAAGTACAACAAGACCGTCCCCACATTGCCGGAGAAGGCACGGAAGATCGTGCTCGGCCTTGTCGACATGGTCCTCTTCTGCGACATCGAGGCCGTTACCGGGCCGGACAACAAGGTCGTGGGGCGGCGGGTCATGCGCACCAAGCCGAGCATCTATTATGAAGCCGGTGATCGCACCGGCAGGCTTCCCGATATCATCGACCTCGACTATGGCAAGTTCGTCGAGGCGTTCAATGCCACTGCAGGCGGCAAACAAGCTGCAAAGGAGAAGACAACATGA
- a CDS encoding DUF669 domain-containing protein, with translation MSTDYCPNQDSSVEDFDLAQFDGSYDEAPIEEREFEDVPDGKYQVNVENVELTRSQTSGNPMLKWTLKILGPKYAGRLLWRNNVITNDSLKWLKTDLHTCGVTLGKLSELPSRLNDLLDVKLEVTKRTRGESESIYLNRRIVVDDTRAVDESALAPF, from the coding sequence ATGAGTACGGACTACTGCCCTAATCAGGATTCGAGTGTCGAAGACTTCGACCTCGCTCAGTTCGACGGAAGTTATGACGAAGCGCCCATAGAAGAGCGCGAATTCGAGGATGTCCCGGATGGCAAGTATCAGGTAAACGTGGAGAATGTTGAACTCACCCGCTCTCAGACATCCGGGAATCCAATGCTCAAGTGGACCCTGAAAATCCTCGGGCCCAAGTATGCCGGAAGACTGTTGTGGCGCAACAACGTCATTACCAACGACAGCCTCAAGTGGCTCAAGACCGACCTACATACCTGCGGGGTCACCCTTGGCAAGCTATCTGAACTTCCATCCAGGCTCAACGATCTTTTGGACGTGAAGCTGGAAGTGACCAAGCGCACCCGGGGCGAGAGCGAAAGCATCTACCTAAACCGCCGCATAGTGGTAGACGACACCAGGGCGGTCGATGAGTCTGCTCTGGCTCCGTTCTAG
- a CDS encoding ERCC4 domain-containing protein encodes MKAKPVVVVDTREKEPYTFDPARVEVVRRALAAGDYSLLGLESSVAVERKSMEDFVGTVIRGRERFANELAKLRGCEFACVVVEGSLMDVLSGNYRSDAHPNAVLGSALSIIVDYRIPVFFCSNRQAARLFVEQLLLRLSEKVDATCQNQEVPRQS; translated from the coding sequence GTGAAGGCGAAGCCTGTCGTAGTAGTCGACACGCGGGAAAAAGAGCCTTACACGTTCGATCCGGCCCGAGTAGAAGTCGTTCGCCGTGCGCTTGCTGCTGGTGACTATTCTCTGCTCGGGTTGGAAAGCTCTGTGGCGGTAGAACGCAAGAGCATGGAGGACTTCGTGGGAACCGTGATTCGTGGGCGGGAGCGGTTCGCAAACGAGCTTGCCAAACTCCGAGGATGCGAATTCGCCTGCGTGGTCGTGGAAGGCAGCCTGATGGACGTTCTCTCCGGCAACTACCGGTCCGACGCCCATCCCAATGCCGTGCTCGGCTCTGCGCTTTCCATCATTGTCGACTACCGCATCCCGGTATTCTTTTGCTCAAACAGGCAAGCGGCGCGTCTGTTTGTCGAGCAGTTGCTTTTGAGACTCAGTGAGAAGGTAGATGCTACATGCCAAAACCAGGAGGTGCCACGACAAAGCTAA
- a CDS encoding PD-(D/E)XK nuclease family protein: protein MSKRFLTTYSFWNSFRNCRKACEWRYLEELVPISRDQALSFGTLIHSCLEMWHGGSGLDAVLDFIDKSLPNRSQDESQKSDWHLATAMMTGYAARYPVEEFEIVALEKIFEGRIINPATGACSRSLIIAGKVDGIVRIGRDYYILEHKTASQLDADYLERLWTDLQISLYAHYVEQAFGIKIVGVIYNVLVKAKLQQSKGETQAEFDTRRAELLAKSKTGKTTAARKLPETDETFQERLAAKYAEPGMLHREMLYISRDQFDAMRADLWELARQFLDCRRRGAFYRNTAFCFANHRQCAYFPLCRANGNENVIANFYEVKPPHEELRSDDTADQDKETF from the coding sequence GTGAGCAAGCGGTTCCTCACTACCTATTCATTCTGGAACTCGTTTCGTAATTGCCGGAAGGCGTGCGAGTGGCGGTATTTGGAAGAGTTGGTTCCCATCAGTCGGGACCAGGCTCTCTCATTCGGGACGCTTATCCACTCATGCCTTGAGATGTGGCACGGTGGCAGCGGATTGGATGCGGTGCTTGACTTCATCGACAAGTCACTACCGAACCGCTCGCAGGATGAATCCCAGAAGTCCGACTGGCACCTGGCGACGGCAATGATGACGGGTTACGCCGCGCGCTACCCGGTTGAAGAATTCGAGATTGTTGCTCTTGAGAAGATCTTCGAGGGCAGGATCATAAATCCCGCGACAGGAGCGTGCTCACGGAGTCTTATCATTGCTGGGAAAGTCGACGGCATTGTAAGAATCGGCCGGGATTACTACATCCTGGAGCACAAGACTGCCTCGCAGCTAGACGCCGACTATCTTGAGCGACTGTGGACCGACCTACAAATAAGCCTCTATGCGCATTACGTCGAGCAGGCATTTGGTATCAAGATCGTGGGTGTCATCTACAACGTGCTCGTGAAGGCGAAGCTCCAGCAGAGCAAGGGCGAGACCCAGGCCGAGTTTGATACCCGCCGCGCGGAGTTGCTTGCAAAGTCCAAGACCGGCAAGACGACGGCGGCGCGCAAGCTGCCGGAGACCGACGAAACGTTCCAGGAACGACTGGCCGCGAAGTATGCCGAGCCAGGCATGCTTCATCGTGAGATGCTCTACATCTCGCGTGATCAGTTCGACGCCATGAGAGCCGACCTCTGGGAGCTTGCCCGGCAGTTCCTCGACTGCCGCCGCCGTGGTGCATTCTATCGCAACACGGCATTCTGCTTTGCCAACCACAGGCAATGCGCCTATTTCCCGCTGTGCCGTGCAAACGGCAACGAGAATGTGATCGCCAACTTCTACGAGGTAAAACCGCCGCACGAGGAACTGCGGTCGGACGATACTGCTGACCAGGATAAGGAGACATTCTAA